In one window of Prevotella sp. E13-17 DNA:
- a CDS encoding SPOR domain-containing protein, translating to MIELEKHIEVLLLNNDCVIVPGLGGFMGHYMDARYDEQESLFLPPLRSLGFNPQLTINDSLLVQSYVEAYDISYPEALRRIEAEVQELRLHLETEGEYELNDIGILSLNDEGHLTFSPCEAGILTPALYGLGSFEIPRLASTTAHNPETNNIGIHENAITIKMSWIRNMVAAVAAIIAFFMIGTPISDSEIPTNIQQSAFISIPSTHTTTHTGDITAESIAKALTENSNTVNTTKTKSTAKTEPKQTTETKPQYCLVLASQVSKKNAEIFVSQLQAKGFEDVRILTTTMTRVVYGHFVSESEAYNQLQSLQNQSEHFQDAWVLKVQP from the coding sequence ATGATTGAACTGGAAAAACATATAGAAGTTTTACTCTTAAACAATGATTGTGTCATTGTGCCTGGGCTTGGTGGATTCATGGGTCACTATATGGATGCACGTTACGACGAGCAAGAATCCCTTTTTCTCCCCCCACTCCGTTCTTTGGGCTTTAATCCACAACTCACCATCAACGACTCACTACTTGTTCAATCTTACGTAGAGGCTTACGACATCAGTTACCCTGAAGCTCTCCGACGCATTGAAGCAGAAGTTCAAGAACTACGTTTACATTTGGAAACAGAAGGTGAATACGAACTAAACGATATCGGCATACTTTCTCTCAACGATGAAGGTCATCTAACTTTTTCACCTTGCGAAGCTGGTATTTTGACGCCAGCTCTTTATGGACTTGGCTCTTTCGAAATACCACGTTTAGCCTCTACTACCGCTCACAATCCGGAAACGAATAATATTGGCATCCATGAAAATGCGATAACCATCAAAATGTCATGGATTCGCAACATGGTTGCTGCTGTCGCAGCCATCATTGCTTTCTTCATGATTGGTACTCCCATATCAGATAGTGAGATACCCACGAACATTCAGCAAAGCGCGTTCATTTCCATTCCTAGCACACACACCACGACACATACAGGAGATATCACAGCAGAATCAATTGCAAAGGCTCTAACAGAAAACAGCAATACTGTTAATACGACAAAGACTAAAAGCACTGCTAAAACAGAACCAAAACAAACAACGGAGACAAAACCTCAATATTGTTTAGTTCTAGCAAGTCAGGTTTCCAAAAAAAATGCTGAAATATTCGTAAGCCAATTACAAGCCAAAGGCTTTGAAGATGTGCGCATATTGACCACCACCATGACACGTGTTGTATATGGACATTTCGTCAGCGAATCTGAAGCATACAACCAACTACAGTCATTACAAAATCAAAGCGAGCATTTCCAAGATGCTTGGGTTTTGAAAGTTCAGCCATAA
- a CDS encoding FHA domain-containing protein — MKRVRCPKCDQYITFDETKYATGQSLVFQCPECGKQFGIRLGVAKLRETLKKENEQLINDNGERSKDEAPCGSIIVIENVFHYKQILPLQMGDNTIGRYQKGNPINTPIETVDPSVDLTHCIINVSLDKRGQLKYTLRDTNSNTGTFVDNVELRQGERRTIEDGTLFTIGATSIILRTHNGDE; from the coding sequence ATGAAACGAGTACGTTGTCCAAAATGTGACCAATACATCACATTCGACGAAACGAAGTATGCAACAGGTCAGTCGCTTGTCTTCCAATGTCCCGAATGCGGTAAACAGTTTGGCATTCGCTTAGGTGTCGCGAAATTGCGCGAAACACTAAAAAAGGAAAACGAGCAACTAATTAACGACAACGGCGAGAGAAGCAAAGACGAAGCCCCCTGCGGCAGCATCATTGTCATCGAGAACGTTTTTCACTACAAACAGATTCTGCCACTTCAAATGGGCGACAACACAATCGGTCGCTATCAAAAAGGAAACCCCATTAACACCCCAATTGAGACCGTTGATCCGAGTGTGGACCTGACACACTGTATCATTAATGTCAGCCTTGACAAGCGTGGGCAGCTAAAATACACACTTAGAGACACAAACAGCAATACTGGAACGTTTGTGGACAATGTCGAATTGCGGCAAGGTGAACGTCGCACCATAGAAGACGGAACCTTGTTTACAATTGGAGCCACCAGCATCATACTTCGAACACATAACGGAGATGAATAA
- the nudC gene encoding NAD(+) diphosphatase, with protein sequence MRYYYFVFCKDDIMLEKKADGTYTIPYQEEPPIALKPWTTLLNVSALGNAEVKAYTIDTPVFDNDKYEMCPLRQSYYKLPEALYLKAGKCAELIYWDKNTKFCGVCGGHMHFHTDISKRCEMCGKEIWPQLSPAVIVLIHRDADTVLLARGRSFRRDFYGLIAGFVETGETLEEAVQREVMEETGLSIKNLRYFGSQPWPYPCGIMVGFHADYAGGELHLQREEISKAAWFHRDNLPNLPEKLSIARRLIDDWINTPTDS encoded by the coding sequence ATGAGATACTATTATTTTGTATTCTGTAAAGACGACATCATGCTGGAGAAAAAAGCGGATGGAACCTACACCATTCCCTATCAAGAGGAACCTCCCATCGCCTTAAAACCCTGGACAACACTACTCAATGTCTCCGCACTCGGCAATGCTGAAGTCAAGGCATATACCATAGATACACCTGTCTTTGACAACGACAAATACGAAATGTGCCCGCTACGTCAGAGCTATTATAAACTACCAGAGGCTCTTTACTTAAAAGCAGGCAAGTGTGCAGAGCTCATTTACTGGGACAAGAACACTAAATTCTGTGGTGTATGTGGCGGGCACATGCACTTCCACACAGACATATCAAAACGTTGCGAGATGTGCGGAAAAGAAATATGGCCACAACTCTCACCTGCTGTTATCGTGCTCATCCATCGCGATGCAGACACAGTATTATTAGCCAGAGGTAGAAGTTTCAGAAGAGATTTCTATGGACTCATTGCTGGTTTCGTAGAAACTGGGGAGACATTGGAAGAAGCTGTCCAAAGAGAAGTGATGGAGGAAACTGGTCTATCCATCAAAAATCTGCGCTATTTTGGTTCACAACCTTGGCCATATCCTTGCGGAATCATGGTTGGCTTTCATGCCGATTATGCTGGAGGCGAACTACATCTACAACGAGAAGAAATAAGCAAGGCTGCATGGTTTCACCGTGACAATCTGCCCAATCTGCCTGAAAAGCTTTCGATTGCACGCAGATTAATAGATGACTGGATTAATACTCCAACAGATTCATAG
- a CDS encoding response regulator transcription factor gives MKKKILILDDKETIAKVLSIYLMSDYDVQWLPDGLQGVKWLQSGNTPDLIISDIRMPGMRGDDFLEWIKQNELFRHIPVIMLSSEDSTSERIRLLEIGAEDYIVKPFNPMELKIRVKKILPN, from the coding sequence ATGAAAAAAAAGATTCTTATACTAGACGACAAAGAGACTATTGCCAAAGTTCTCTCAATCTACCTAATGAGCGACTATGATGTACAATGGTTACCTGATGGGTTACAAGGTGTGAAGTGGCTTCAATCCGGCAACACTCCAGATCTAATTATTTCTGACATTCGTATGCCAGGCATGCGTGGAGATGACTTTTTGGAGTGGATTAAGCAGAATGAGTTATTCCGCCACATTCCTGTCATCATGCTTTCCAGCGAAGACTCTACAAGTGAGCGCATCCGCCTGTTGGAGATCGGGGCAGAAGATTACATTGTAAAGCCTTTCAATCCAATGGAATTAAAGATTAGAGTCAAAAAGATATTGCCCAACTAA
- a CDS encoding TolC family protein — protein sequence MTRNIFLTAILAFASSISFGQTSDETGINAGFFDSNSQTGFNFSTFKLPPLAVLFENAKMNPSILQLAKEQEIAEAEVVKQRKHIFSYVQGHASYSYGKADMWGNNSSEISPMIYQFQGSEQSYWNVGVNVSVPLEDLLDLGHSVKRKKLLVDNAQLKKDVAFDELKLQIVTLYIRITNNLVTLKNAGTAAAIAQGSEALNELEFHHGNMDISTYTSNGIESQRAVDTYQTLLTQITTDIVTLEILTHTPIITNTTTDITLDEAVKKSEKQIEKENKVVQKRIKAEVEEEIKAEKLREKESAKAAKEAEKMAKEAKTDK from the coding sequence ATGACAAGAAATATATTTTTGACTGCCATTTTAGCTTTTGCTAGCAGCATTTCATTTGGCCAAACATCAGACGAAACTGGTATTAATGCAGGTTTTTTCGATTCAAATTCGCAAACAGGGTTTAACTTTTCCACGTTTAAACTTCCCCCTCTTGCCGTATTGTTTGAAAATGCCAAAATGAACCCATCCATTCTGCAATTGGCAAAAGAACAGGAAATTGCAGAAGCCGAAGTTGTCAAACAGCGCAAACATATATTCTCTTACGTACAAGGTCACGCCAGCTATAGCTACGGTAAAGCCGATATGTGGGGCAACAACTCCTCAGAAATAAGTCCTATGATTTACCAGTTCCAGGGTTCTGAGCAATCTTATTGGAATGTGGGAGTCAACGTCAGCGTACCTTTAGAGGACCTACTTGATCTCGGTCACTCCGTCAAACGAAAGAAATTGTTAGTAGATAATGCACAACTAAAAAAAGATGTTGCCTTCGATGAGCTTAAACTTCAAATTGTTACGCTATATATCCGCATCACCAACAATCTTGTGACACTCAAGAACGCTGGTACTGCTGCAGCCATCGCACAAGGTTCAGAAGCGTTGAACGAACTTGAATTCCACCATGGTAACATGGATATATCAACCTATACCAGTAATGGTATTGAAAGTCAAAGAGCCGTAGATACCTACCAAACCCTTCTGACCCAAATCACGACGGATATTGTCACCCTTGAAATTCTTACCCATACACCTATTATAACAAATACGACAACCGACATAACACTTGATGAAGCTGTTAAAAAGTCGGAGAAACAGATAGAAAAAGAAAACAAAGTCGTGCAAAAACGCATTAAGGCCGAAGTGGAAGAAGAAATAAAAGCTGAAAAGCTGAGAGAAAAAGAATCCGCAAAAGCAGCTAAAGAGGCTGAGAAAATGGCTAAAGAAGCAAAGACAGACAAATAA
- the rfbC gene encoding dTDP-4-dehydrorhamnose 3,5-epimerase produces MIYKETSIEGVYVIEPRVFKDARGYFFESWKQEEFEQHVGAVHFVQDNESMSSRGVLRGLHFQKGEYSQAKLVRVILGRVLDVAVDLRKSSSTFGKYVAVELSDENKRQFFIPRGFAHGFLVLSEKAIFTYKVDNVYAPQAEASIRWDDSDLNIQWPTESMNVLTSEKDLKASMFRDSYYFD; encoded by the coding sequence ATGATTTATAAGGAAACTTCAATTGAAGGAGTGTATGTAATTGAGCCACGGGTGTTTAAGGATGCACGTGGATATTTTTTCGAGTCTTGGAAACAAGAGGAATTCGAACAACATGTGGGTGCGGTTCACTTTGTACAGGATAATGAATCGATGTCTTCGCGAGGGGTTTTGCGGGGGCTCCATTTCCAGAAAGGAGAGTATTCGCAGGCGAAGTTGGTAAGAGTCATTCTTGGTCGTGTGCTTGATGTTGCTGTAGATCTACGTAAGAGTTCCTCCACATTCGGAAAATATGTTGCTGTAGAACTGAGTGATGAGAATAAACGTCAGTTCTTTATTCCTCGTGGTTTCGCTCATGGCTTTTTAGTTTTGAGTGAGAAAGCAATATTTACTTATAAGGTAGATAATGTGTATGCTCCGCAGGCAGAGGCAAGTATTCGTTGGGATGATTCGGATCTGAACATTCAATGGCCTACAGAATCGATGAATGTGTTGACGAGCGAAAAGGATTTGAAGGCCTCTATGTTTAGGGATTCCTACTATTTTGACTAA
- a CDS encoding DUF4738 domain-containing protein: MKGMFFMMISCSVILVACFSCVGGTSSTLNTENLEAKAMLQGIWVEDNTEEVVFRVDGDTVYYPDDSSQPSYFRIVNDSLELGGYRYAVVQQTEHTFCFLNQAGDDVKLRKSTSSADSLAFCRHQPEMISSSVVVKRDSVVLYNGERYHWYVAINPTKYQVTKTSYNSEGVGVENVYYDNIIHISLYHGAKRLFSRDMKKQMYEGKVPNEFLSQAILGGMAYDYIDAKGVHFNATLCVPEEASCYMIETLVGFDGQLSMNLLEY; this comes from the coding sequence ATGAAAGGAATGTTCTTTATGATGATTTCTTGTAGTGTGATTCTTGTCGCATGCTTTAGTTGTGTTGGTGGTACCTCCAGCACGTTAAATACAGAGAATCTGGAAGCAAAGGCAATGTTGCAGGGGATTTGGGTTGAAGATAACACAGAAGAGGTTGTGTTTAGAGTTGATGGAGATACCGTCTATTATCCCGATGATTCAAGCCAACCATCCTATTTTCGTATAGTCAACGACTCGCTGGAGCTTGGTGGATATCGCTATGCCGTTGTGCAACAGACAGAGCATACCTTTTGTTTTCTAAACCAAGCGGGAGATGATGTGAAGTTGCGAAAAAGTACTTCGTCAGCTGATTCGTTGGCATTCTGCAGGCACCAGCCAGAGATGATTTCCAGTTCGGTTGTTGTGAAACGCGATTCAGTGGTACTTTACAATGGTGAACGTTATCATTGGTATGTTGCTATTAATCCTACAAAATATCAGGTGACAAAGACCTCGTATAACAGTGAGGGCGTTGGTGTAGAGAATGTGTATTATGACAACATCATACATATCAGTTTATATCATGGTGCAAAGCGCTTGTTTTCGCGTGATATGAAAAAGCAGATGTATGAAGGCAAGGTTCCGAATGAGTTCCTCTCGCAGGCTATTCTAGGTGGTATGGCATATGATTATATAGACGCCAAGGGTGTTCATTTCAATGCCACACTTTGTGTTCCAGAAGAAGCCAGCTGTTATATGATAGAGACTCTGGTCGGTTTTGATGGCCAATTGTCTATGAATCTGTTGGAGTATTAA
- a CDS encoding sugar transferase → MIGVIYLGQDPESEERLKYLPGKKVIFTRSYIETADLCNKRAHNEHYILIYEKNLRAEDVTAITYLRQSCPSLYIILLTHTLSQEERIIYQKCGINDTLAPNAPVTELSKKLQFIYDREDMLFDTNVSKQKILRFKIPLWKRIFDIVFSLLGIIILSPIMIITTIAIKLESPGPALFKSKRVGTNYKVFDFLKFRSMYTDAEKRLKELSKTANQYSENDNTQKQVITSPLGEEAEQNMYDMGIESEMMISDEEVMLVGDDFVVSENDFSKQRQEENNNAFVKIENDPRVTKVGKFIRKYSIDELPQLFNILKGDMSIVGNRPLPLYEAEKLTVDTTIDRFVAPAGLTGLWQVEERGKGGNMSAEERKQLDILYGQTYNFWLDMKIIFRTIFSFVQKENV, encoded by the coding sequence ATGATAGGTGTTATTTACTTAGGTCAGGACCCTGAATCAGAAGAACGCCTGAAATACCTGCCTGGCAAGAAGGTCATTTTTACAAGAAGTTATATTGAAACAGCTGACTTGTGCAACAAGCGTGCACATAATGAGCATTATATCCTCATCTACGAAAAGAATCTTCGTGCTGAGGATGTAACTGCTATTACATATTTACGTCAGTCATGTCCTTCCCTATATATTATTCTTCTGACTCACACACTATCACAAGAAGAAAGAATTATATATCAAAAATGTGGTATTAACGATACTTTGGCTCCTAATGCGCCCGTTACAGAACTAAGTAAGAAACTTCAGTTCATCTATGATCGCGAAGACATGCTTTTTGATACAAATGTTTCCAAACAGAAAATTCTGCGTTTCAAAATTCCCCTTTGGAAACGTATCTTCGATATTGTATTTTCGCTGTTAGGTATCATTATTCTTTCGCCTATAATGATCATTACAACGATAGCTATCAAGCTAGAAAGTCCTGGTCCTGCATTGTTTAAGTCAAAACGAGTCGGAACCAACTACAAGGTCTTTGATTTCCTTAAGTTCCGTTCTATGTACACAGATGCAGAGAAACGTCTCAAAGAACTCAGCAAGACAGCGAATCAGTATTCAGAAAACGATAATACCCAGAAGCAAGTCATTACCTCTCCCCTTGGAGAAGAGGCAGAGCAGAACATGTACGATATGGGCATTGAGTCAGAAATGATGATTAGTGATGAGGAAGTAATGCTTGTTGGCGATGATTTTGTAGTTTCTGAAAACGATTTCAGCAAGCAACGTCAGGAGGAAAACAACAATGCATTCGTCAAGATTGAGAACGATCCACGCGTCACGAAAGTAGGCAAATTTATCCGTAAGTACAGCATAGATGAACTTCCACAACTTTTCAATATCTTGAAAGGCGACATGTCTATAGTTGGAAATCGACCTCTACCACTTTACGAAGCTGAAAAATTGACTGTAGATACCACCATCGACCGTTTTGTTGCGCCTGCAGGTCTAACCGGTCTTTGGCAAGTTGAGGAACGTGGCAAAGGTGGCAATATGTCTGCCGAAGAACGTAAGCAGTTAGATATTCTGTATGGTCAGACCTATAATTTTTGGCTTGACATGAAGATTATCTTCCGCACGATTTTTTCCTTTGTCCAGAAAGAAAACGTATAA